The sequence CTGCTCTAACTCCTAAGAAACGTGGTTCCATAGCCGCATGTTCTCTTGATGATCCTTCTCCATAATTTTCCTCTCCAACAATTAAAGTTGGTATATTTTTGGACTTATAAAATTTAGCATTATCAGGAACAGTTCCATAATTTCCTGTCACAATATTCCTTACTCGGTTGATTGTGTTATTGAAAGCATTAATAGCTCCAATTAATAAGTTTTCAGATATTTTTTCAAGATGTCCTCTATATTTCAGCCATGGTCCAGCCATGGAAATATGGTCTGTGGTACATTTTCCTCTCACTTTAATTAAAAGTCTAAGGTTTAACAAATCCTGTCCATTCCAAGCGGAAAATGGAGATAAAATCTGTAATCTTTCCGAATTTGGATCTATATCCACCGATATATTTTTTCCATAATTTTCAGGTTTTTCGTATCCTAATTCTTCTAAATCAAAATCATTAACAATAGGAATATTATTTATAGATTTTGGTTCTTCAAATTGAACATATTCTCCTATTTCATTTTTTAACTTGTCTATTCTAGGATCAAAAGTTAAATATCCGGAAAATATTAAGGCTGTAACAATCTCAGGGGACGCTATAAAAGCATGTGTTTTCGGATTTCCATCATTACGAGAAGAAAAATTCCTATTGAAAGAATGAATAATTGTATTTTTTCTATTTTTACTATCATCTTTTCTCCTCCATTGTCCAATGCAGGGGCCACAAGAATTAGAAAATACTTTTCCCCCTACACTATGAAAAATAGAGATAAAACCTTTTTTTTCTATGGAACGATACACTCTTTCGGATCCTGGCGTAATTATATATTCAGAAGCTCTCTTTAATTTCTTATTTTTCGCTTGTTTAACAATAGAAATAGCTTTTGACAGGTCTTCATAAGAAGAATTTGTACAAGAACCGATCAATCCTACTTCAATTTTTATAGGCCAATTATTTTTTACCACTTCTTCTTTCATTTTAGAAATAGGAATGGAACGATCAGGAGTAAAAGGACCATTTATATGAGGTTCTAGTACATTTAAATCTATTTCTATTACACGATCATAATACTTGCATGGATTTTTATATACTTCTATATCGGCTTTTAAAAACTTTTTCATTTTATCCGCCATTTCAGATATTTCTTTTCTTCCACTTTTATTCAAAAAATCCTTCATATTTTCATCATATGGAAATATAGAAGAGGTAGCTCCAATTTCCGCTCCCATATTGCATATGGTAGCTTTTCCTGTACAGGAGATATTTTCTGTCCCATCTCCAAAATACTCAATGACAGAATGAGCAGCTCCTTTAACTCCTAAAATTCCAGACAATTTTAAGATCACATCTTTAGGAGAAGTCCATCCATTTAGATTCCCTTTTAAATCAACTCCAATCAATTTAGGAAATTGCAATTCTAAAAAGTAACCAGAAATTACCTCTACCGCATCCGCTCCTCCTATTCCTATAGCTAACATCCCTAAACCTCCAGCATTAGGAGTATGTGAATCTGTTCCAATCATCATTCCTCCAGGAAAAGCATAATTTTCTAAAACAATTTGATGAATAATGCCTGATCCAGGTCTCCAGAATCCCATTCCATACTTCTTGGATGCTGATTTTAAAAAATTATAAATCTCTTGATTTTCTTTTATTGCTTGTTTTAAATCTGCTTTTGCTTCTTTTCTGGATTCTATAAGATGATCACAATGCACAGTGGTAGGGATTTTTGTTTTATTTTTTCCAATTTGCATAAACTGAAGTATGCACATTTGAGCTGTAGCATCTTGCATGGATAGACGGTCTGGTAAAAAATTTAAATAGGTTCCATCATTTTCTTCTTTCATAATATGAGAATATAGAATTTTCTCAGAATAGGTCATGGGACGACCTATTTTATTTTTAATTTTCCCAATTTTGAATGGTAAATCTGAATAGAACTTTCGAATCATATCAATATCCAAAATCATAATAATGATCCTTTTTTTTTTTCATGTAAATTTAGAAATTATGCAATAAATTTTAAAAAAATTTTCTAGTATTTTTCGTTGATGAAATAGGATATTTCTTTGTAAAAATCTATGGGATTATCTATATGTACCCAATGTTTAGATTTTCTTACAGTAATAATTTTTGCATTTGTAAACAATTTTTTTATAAGAATATAATCCTTAGGAAGGATATAATCAGAATATTCTCCACGTAAAAATAGTGCAGGATTTTTATAACATCCATCCTTAACTTTTTGATGAATTAAGGAAAAATAATTTTTTTCAATTCCCAATAAAAAAAAACGAAAGGCTAATTTTCCATTTCTTTTTCGGTAAGTAGATTTGGAAAAAAAGGATCGAATTCCTGAATCTTGAATTAATGGAGTCAAAAAAGTATCAAGATCTTTTCTAGTATTAATGATATTAAAATCTACACTTTTTAGTATTGGAATGATGTTCATGTTCTTATTCTTATTAGTAGAAGTATAGGCCTTAGGACTAATATCCACAATCACAATTTTTTTAGGGATCAACGGATGGGTCATAGAAAAGTTCATAACAGCTCTCCCTCCCATAGAATGTCCTATCAATATAGGATTAAATATATTATAATAACGTATATATTCCAATATATCTTCGGATATAAGATCATAATTCATTTTTCTTGAAAAAAAACTTTTCCCATGATTTCTTATATCCAGTAAATGAACTTGATAATTTTTAGAAAATTCTTTTGCAAAAGATACCCAGTTTTCTCCACTTCCAAATAAACCATGAAGAACCAAAATAAAGGAACCATATCCAAAAATATTAGAATGCAAAATCATATTTTATAAGCATTTTGAATCTTTTTTAAGTAAGTTTGAATGGAATTTTCCAATCCCATATAAAGAGAATCAACAATCAAGGAATGTCCGATGGAAACTTCTACTATATTTGGAATTTTTTCAATCAAAAAAGAAATATTTTCTAAATTTAAATCATGTCCTGCATTAACCAATAGATGATGATTCATTGCCTCTTTGGCCGTGATAATATACGGATTAATGCAATCAAATCTTTTATTAGCATATTCGACCGAAAATTTTCCTGTAAACAATTCTATTCTATCTGCACCTGTATTAGCTGCATAAGGAACCAATCTTGGATTTGGGTCCAAAAATATAGAAGTACGAATTCCATGTTCTTTCAATTTATTAATTTTTTCGGTTAATAAATCCTGATAAAGGATTGTATTCCATCCGGAATTTGATGTTAAAACATGTTCGGAATCAGGGACTAATGTTACTTGATGGGGTAAAACGTCCAATACCAATTTCATGAATTTATCAATAGGCCTTCCTTCAATATTTAATTCTGTTCTAATAATAGATTTTATATCATAAACATCTTTATACGTTATGTGTCTTTCATCAGGACGTGGATGTATGGTAATTCCTTGTGCTCCAAAATTTTGAACATCGATCGCTACTTGTAAAAGATTTGGTATGTTTCCTCCCCTAGCATTTCTTAATGTAGCTATCTTATTTAAATTTACGCTTAATTTTACCATTTCTTATTAGTTATTTGTGTTACCTTTAAGTTAAATGCTTTGGCAGCCGTTAATAAATGGTCAAAAATATTAGCTTGTATTTGTTCATATTTTATAGAGTCAGAAGTATTTGTAAAACAATACAATTCTATAGGAAGACCATAAGGGGTAGGCTCCAAATATCTAACCATCAAAGTTTCTGATTGAGATATTTTTGGATGTTCATGCAAATAAGCTAAAGCATATTGACGAAAAATCCCAATATTGGTCAATGGCCTTCCATTAATCATATCTATGCTAGGATCCATATTCTTTTCTATATTGAAAATTTCTATTTCTTTTTGTTGGCTATGAATATAATTTTTTATTAGAGAAAAATGTTGAAATTTTTTTAAATTATCAGAATCACAAAAATGAAAGGAATGGATATTGAATAAAATAGATCTTTTAATTCTGCGTATATTTTTCTTACGCATTACTTCAAAATTTATTACAGAAGTAGATATTAGATCATAAGTAGGAATACTTGTAATAGTTCTATCGAAATTTTCTATTTTTGCAGAAATTAAATTAATTTCTATTACTGTTCCTTCTATACTGTATTTTTGTATTCCTATCCAATCTCCTACTTTAATCATTTTTGTAGAAGCCATTTGTACTACAGATACAAATCCTAGAATGGTATCCCTAAAAACAAGCATAAAAATAGCTGTTATAGTACCTAAACTAGTAAGAACAGTAGTAAGGTCATTTTTTGTTAAAATAGCAATAATAATTAAAAAACAAAAGATAAACGATATGATTTTTAATAATTGTGAAAAAGAACGTATTGCAATGGTTGGATGATTCTTTTCATTAGTAACTATTCTCATGATTGAATTAACTATTCCAATTAAAAATTGTAATAGAATCAAAACCAACAAAATATAGAATATTTTTTCTATATATAGGATAATTTTCGGATAGTATTTAAAAAATGGATCAACCAGGATAAATCCAATTGATAATGGAAAAAAATGAGCTAAGCTAGCAAAAACTTTATTCTCATACAATATATTATCCCAAACAAAAGGAGTAGAACTTACAATTTTTCTTACGATAAGACAAACAACTCTATGAAAAATAAATTCAAAAATAATTAAAACTGTTATAAATAGTAATATTTTACCGATTATAATAACGGTTGTATTGATCCATTTTTTGAAAAACTCTAAATGAGGAATAAATTCATAGATCCATTCATTCAATAATATCTCCATAATAAAATCCTAATAC comes from Blattabacterium sp. (Mastotermes darwiniensis) str. MADAR and encodes:
- a CDS encoding aconitate hydratase; this translates as MILDIDMIRKFYSDLPFKIGKIKNKIGRPMTYSEKILYSHIMKEENDGTYLNFLPDRLSMQDATAQMCILQFMQIGKNKTKIPTTVHCDHLIESRKEAKADLKQAIKENQEIYNFLKSASKKYGMGFWRPGSGIIHQIVLENYAFPGGMMIGTDSHTPNAGGLGMLAIGIGGADAVEVISGYFLELQFPKLIGVDLKGNLNGWTSPKDVILKLSGILGVKGAAHSVIEYFGDGTENISCTGKATICNMGAEIGATSSIFPYDENMKDFLNKSGRKEISEMADKMKKFLKADIEVYKNPCKYYDRVIEIDLNVLEPHINGPFTPDRSIPISKMKEEVVKNNWPIKIEVGLIGSCTNSSYEDLSKAISIVKQAKNKKLKRASEYIITPGSERVYRSIEKKGFISIFHSVGGKVFSNSCGPCIGQWRRKDDSKNRKNTIIHSFNRNFSSRNDGNPKTHAFIASPEIVTALIFSGYLTFDPRIDKLKNEIGEYVQFEEPKSINNIPIVNDFDLEELGYEKPENYGKNISVDIDPNSERLQILSPFSAWNGQDLLNLRLLIKVRGKCTTDHISMAGPWLKYRGHLEKISENLLIGAINAFNNTINRVRNIVTGNYGTVPDNAKFYKSKNIPTLIVGEENYGEGSSREHAAMEPRFLGVRAVLVKSFARIHETNLKKQGILALTFLNPHDYNKIQEEDTFHFYIKDFRPKKNINVELVHKNGSKETIIAQHSYNQKQIRWFMCGSFLNFIRQKEL
- a CDS encoding alpha/beta fold hydrolase → MILHSNIFGYGSFILVLHGLFGSGENWVSFAKEFSKNYQVHLLDIRNHGKSFFSRKMNYDLISEDILEYIRYYNIFNPILIGHSMGGRAVMNFSMTHPLIPKKIVIVDISPKAYTSTNKNKNMNIIPILKSVDFNIINTRKDLDTFLTPLIQDSGIRSFFSKSTYRKRNGKLAFRFFLLGIEKNYFSLIHQKVKDGCYKNPALFLRGEYSDYILPKDYILIKKLFTNAKIITVRKSKHWVHIDNPIDFYKEISYFINEKY
- a CDS encoding pyridoxine 5'-phosphate synthase, which gives rise to MVKLSVNLNKIATLRNARGGNIPNLLQVAIDVQNFGAQGITIHPRPDERHITYKDVYDIKSIIRTELNIEGRPIDKFMKLVLDVLPHQVTLVPDSEHVLTSNSGWNTILYQDLLTEKINKLKEHGIRTSIFLDPNPRLVPYAANTGADRIELFTGKFSVEYANKRFDCINPYIITAKEAMNHHLLVNAGHDLNLENISFLIEKIPNIVEVSIGHSLIVDSLYMGLENSIQTYLKKIQNAYKI
- a CDS encoding mechanosensitive ion channel family protein, which translates into the protein MEILLNEWIYEFIPHLEFFKKWINTTVIIIGKILLFITVLIIFEFIFHRVVCLIVRKIVSSTPFVWDNILYENKVFASLAHFFPLSIGFILVDPFFKYYPKIILYIEKIFYILLVLILLQFLIGIVNSIMRIVTNEKNHPTIAIRSFSQLLKIISFIFCFLIIIAILTKNDLTTVLTSLGTITAIFMLVFRDTILGFVSVVQMASTKMIKVGDWIGIQKYSIEGTVIEINLISAKIENFDRTITSIPTYDLISTSVINFEVMRKKNIRRIKRSILFNIHSFHFCDSDNLKKFQHFSLIKNYIHSQQKEIEIFNIEKNMDPSIDMINGRPLTNIGIFRQYALAYLHEHPKISQSETLMVRYLEPTPYGLPIELYCFTNTSDSIKYEQIQANIFDHLLTAAKAFNLKVTQITNKKW